A genome region from Cucurbita pepo subsp. pepo cultivar mu-cu-16 chromosome LG02, ASM280686v2, whole genome shotgun sequence includes the following:
- the LOC111789410 gene encoding probable LRR receptor-like serine/threonine-protein kinase At1g53440 isoform X1, protein MDFGASNFSNRVRVLVFGFLVFNFFVGFGSHAQPLPEQEVRALQAISRELRNLNWNVHQNSCINGDGFSNRIIDGTDILREVNCTCTATDCRVTSIRLKGLNLIGTMPAAFANLTQLQRIDLTRNLISGSIPREFARIPLVDLSMLGNRLSGSIPPEIGDIATLEHLVLENNLLGGNLPESLGRLSRLQRLLLSANNFTGSIPNSYGNLRNLTDFRIDGNNVSGKLPEFIGNWTKLERLDIQGTSMENPIPRGISELKNLTELRITDLKGPATSFPNLTQLTSLEELVLRNCLIEDRIPEYIGTFSRLKTLDLSFNELSGPIPDTFQNLAGVTRFLFLTNNSLSGQVPGWILSSERSIDLSYNNFTGSPVSSCQQSDVNLVSSYSSAMNETVSWCLRKDLPCPIGTRFHSLFINCGGQRMELDGNAYEEDVTLGGKSNFLSFSDRWAYSSTGVFLGNESADYRVTSSNASIPSIYQTARLAPLSLKYYGLCLRRGSYNVKLHFAEIMFTADQTFSSLGERIFDISIQGNLVRKDFNILKEVGVGESFTLEEPNILVNGSTLEIHLYWAGKGTTAIPRRGVYGPLISGITVTPNFDVDTGALSAGAIAGIVVGSFVFVVLVLAVLRWKGYLGGKDAEDSELKALDLKTGYFSLRQIKAATKNFDPTYKIGEGGFGPVYKGVLSDGTPIAVKQLSSKSRQGNREFVTEIGMISALQHPNLVKLYGCCIEGNQLLLVYEYLENNSLARALFGSDEQRLHLDWTTRTKICLGIAKGLAYLHEESVLKIVHRDIKATNVLLDKNLSAKISDFGLARLDEEENTHISTRIAGTMYVDLYLPHVDLFSHCLDNDNYITVLSSSGYMAPEYAMRGYLTDKADVYSFGVVALEIVSGKSNTNYRPKEEFVYLLDWAYVLQEQGNVLELVDPSLDSHYSKEEVMRMIHIALLCTNPSPTLRPTMSSVVSMLEGKIAVQAPIIKRSAVEQDARFKAFERLSQDSISMTSISTSSQGIPMQKSTLVDGPWIDSSTSTHKEETQDYSSTRNLL, encoded by the exons ATGGATTTCGGGGCTTCCAATTTTTCGAATCGTGTTCGTGTTCTTGTCTTTGGGTTTCtggttttcaatttctttgtcGGATTTGGATCGCACGCTCAGCCTCTGCCCGAACAAGAAG TGAGAGCCCTTCAAGCAATATCCAGAGAGCTAAGGAACTTGAACTGGAATGTGCACCAAAATTCCTGCATTAATGGCGATGGATTTTCCAATAGAATCATCGACGGTACTGATATTCTGCGAGAGGTTAACTGCACTTGCACCGCCACCGATTGCAGAGTCACTAGCAT TCGGCTAAAGGGCCTCAATCTAATAGGAACTATGCCAGCGGCATTTGCAAATCTTACTCAGCTGCAACGGAT CGATCTTACTCGCAATCTAATATCCGGATCAATCCCTAGAGAGTTTGCTCGGATTCCTCTTGTTGATCT ATCCATGTTGGGTAATCGGCTAAGTGGTTCAATCCCTCCTGAAATTGGTGACATTGCCACACTTGAGCATCT GGTTTTGGAAAACAATCTCCTTGGAGGGAATCTTCCCGAAAGCCTTGGGAGATTGAGCCGCTTGCAAAGATT GCTTCTCAGTGCAAATAACTTCACAGGGTCGATTCCAAACTCTTATGGAAACTTGAGGAACTTGACTGATTT TCGGATAGATGGAAATAATGTGTCAGGAAAGCTGCCCGAGTTTATTGGCAATTGGACCAAACTTGAAAGACT GGATATACAAGGAACCTCGATGGAGAACCCGATTCCTCGTGGCATATCTGAGTTGAAAAACTTAACTGAATT GAGGATAACCGATTTGAAGGGACCAGCAACAAGTTTTCCCAATCTGACTCAATTGACATCTTTAGAAGAATT GGTCTTAAGAAATTGCTTAATCGAGGATCGTATTCCAGAATATATTGGAACGTTTAGCAGATTAAAAACTTT AGACCTAAGCTTCAACGAATTGAGTGGTCCAATTCCAGACACATTTCAGAATCTTGCCGGAGTTACTCGGTTCTT GTTTTTGACCAACAACTCATTAAGTGGCCAAGTACCAGGCTGGATCTTGAGCAGTGAAAGGAGCAT AGATTTATCTTACAACAATTTTACAGGGTCCCCAGTTTCTAGTTGTCAACAGTCTGATGT GAACTTGGTTTCAAGTTATTCATCTGCAATGAATGAAAC TGTTTCTTGGTGCTTGAGGAAGGATCTCCCTTGTCCTATAGGAACTCGAT TTCATTCCTTGTTCATAAATTGTGGAGGCCAAAGAATGGAGCTTGATGGTAATGCATATGAAGAGGATGTAACTCTAGGTGGCAAGTCCAATTTCCTTTCCTTCTCAGACAGATGGGCTTATAGCAGTACTGGTGTTTTCCTGGGAAATGAGAGTGCTGATTACAGAGTAACAAGTAGCAATGCGTCTATTCCGAGCATCTACCAAACCGCTCGACTCGCACCTCTTTCGCTCAAGTACTATGGACTTTGCTTGAGAAGAGGAAGTTACAATGTGAAGCTTCACTTTGCTGAAATAATGTTTACTGCTGACCAAACATTCAGCAGCTTGGGAGAGCGCATATTCGATATCTCCATTCAA GGAAATTTGGTTAGAAAAGATTTTAACATATTGAAGGAAGTTGGAGTTGGTGAGAGCTTTACTTTGGAAGAGCCTAATATCTTGGTCAATGGAAGTACTCTGGAGATCCACTTATATTGGGCTGGTAAAGGAACAACGGCCATTCCAAGAAGAGGGGTTTATGGACCTCTGATATCTGGGATCACGGTGACACCAA ACTTTGATGTGGATACTGGAGCGCTATCAGCTGGAGCTATTGCTGGCATTGTTGTGGGTAGTTTTGTGTTTGTTGTGTTGGTATTGGCTGTTCTTCGATGGAAGGGTTACTTGGGTGGAAAGGACGCTGAAGACAGTG AATTGAAGGCACTAGATTTAAAGACGGGCTATTTCAGTTTGAGACAAATCAAAGCAGCCACCAAAAACTTTGACCCGACGTATAAGATAGGCGAGGGAGGTTTCGGTCCTGTATACAAG GGTGTATTGTCGGATGGTACTCCAATTGCTGTAAAGCAGCTATCCTCTAAATCAAGGCAAGGAAACCGAGAATTCGTCACTGAGATCGGCATGATATCTGCATTACAACATCCAAATCTTGTTAAGCTTTATGGTTGTTGTATTGAAGGAAACCAGTTATTGCTCGTATATGAGTATCTAGAGAACAACAGTCTTGCTCGTGCCCTTTTTG gCTCTGATGAGCAACGACTACACTTGGATTGGACGACACGAACGAAGATATGCTTGGGAATAGCAAAGGGATTGGCTTACCTTCATGAAGAATCTGTATTGAAAATTGTTCATAGGGATATAAAAGCTACCAACGTGCTACTTGATAAAAATCTGAGTGCCAAGATTTCTGACTTTGGGTTGGCTAGGCTtgatgaggaggagaacaCCCATATTAGCACAAGAATTGCAGGCACAATGTACGTCGATCTCTATCTTCCTCATGTCGATTTGTTTAGTCATTGTCTTGATAACGATAATTATATTACCGTCTTGTCTTCCAGTGGTTATATGGCTCCTGAATATGCGATGAGAGGTTACTTAACTGATAAGGCAGACGTTTATAGCTTTGGAGTTGTGGCGTTGGAGATCGTAAGTGGGAAAAGCAACACAAATTACAGGCCAAAGGAGGAATTCGTTTATCTTCTGGATTGG GCTTATGTACTACAAGAGCAAGGAAACGTTCTGGAACTTGTTGATCCAAGTCTCGACTCACATTACTCGAAAGAAGAGGTGATGCGGATGATTCATATAGCTCTCTTATGCACAAATCCGTCTCCAACTCTTAGGCCAACCATGTCCTCAGTAGTTAGCATGCTCGAAGGGAAAATTGCGGTCCAAGCACCGATCATCAAGCGCAGTGCAGTCGAGCAAGATGCAAGGTTCAAAGCCTTTGAAAGGCTGTCACAAGATAGCATATCAATGACTAGCATTTCGACATCATCACAAGGCATTCCAATGCAAAAAAGCACGTTAGTTGATGGGCCGTGGATTGACTCCTCTACTTCTACACACAAGGAGGAGACCCAAGATTATTCTTCAACCAGAAATCTGCTATAA
- the LOC111789412 gene encoding probable LRR receptor-like serine/threonine-protein kinase At1g53440 has product MDFCAWALRSVRVRVRVHVLVSGLLLFSYILEFGTDAQLLPEQEVRALQEISAKLKNLNWKVHQNSCINGDGFFNVFTNFTHMREVNCTCNTTCRVTSIRLKGLNLVGNLPVAFANLTQLRVLDLTYNLISGSIPREFARIPLVTFAMIGNQLSGQIPPEIGDITSLEELVLADNQIGGNLPASLGKLSRLSRILLSSNNITGAIPKSFGNLRNLTEFRMDGTNISGKIPDFIGNWTNLKILYLQGTSLENPIPAAISELKHLTDLIISDLQGPQISFPNLTQMTSLQTLILRNCLIEGRIPEYIGQFNVLRILDLSFNRLSGSIPKTFENLLLVHKVQFMFLTNNSLSGQVPEWIVNAGNSGRNIDLSYNNFTELPNFSCTQSNSVNLIASSATRNGNDDWCLMKDLPCPTENRFHSLFINCGGRSMELNGSEYKADDTQGGSSSARFFSSAERWGYSSTGLYLRNEHLPYIVSTSNSNGRAASSIYATARLSPLSLKYYGFCMRNGSYNVKLHFAEIMFTADQTYTSLGRRIFDISIQGNLIRKDFNIMENAGGVGKSFILEEPNIVVNGSTLEIHLYWAGKGTDSIPVIGVYGPLISAITVTPNFDVGTNVENETRGLSAGAIAGIVIGIFLFVVFVLAVLRWKGYLGRKEAEDDELRDLKLQTGYFSLRQIKAATNNFDLTHKIGEGGFGPVYKGVLSDGTSIAVKQLSSKSKQGNREFITEIGMISALQHPNLVKLYGCCIEGSQLMLIYEYLENNNLARALFDPEKHSLHLDWPIRMKICLGIAKGLAYLHEESLLKVVHRDIKATNVLLDKSLNAKISDFGLAKLHEEENTHIITRIAGTIGYMAPEYATRGYLTHKADVYSFGVVALEIVSGKSNTSCMPKEEFVFLLDWAFVLQEEGNLLELVDPNLGSDYSKEEVVRMLHIALLCTNLSPSLRPTMSSVVSMLEGKIPVEVRNMKRNTSERDARFKAFEKLSRDSLTSISASSQSIVQMPRSMSFDGIYVGSSSSSTRNKDETRKYSSTRSLLED; this is encoded by the exons ATGGATTTTTGTGCTTGGGCATTGAGGAGtgttcgtgttcgtgttcgtgttcATGTTCTTGTCAGTGGGTTGCTGCTTTTCAGCTACATCTTGGAGTTTGGAACCGATGCCCAACTTTTACCTGAACAAGAAG TGAGAGCCCTTCAAGAAATATCTGCTAAGCTAAAGAACTTAAATTGGAAGGTTCACCAAAATTCTTGCATCAATGGCGACGGCTTTTTCAATGTATTTACCAACTTTACTCATATGAGAGAGGTCAACTGCACTTGTAATACAACTTGCAGAGTCACCAGCAT ACGGCTGAAGGGTCTCAATCTAGTTGGAAATCTACCTGTAGCATTTGCAAATCTAACTCAACTACGAGTGTT AGATCTCACTTACAATCTTATATCTGGATCAATTCCTAGGGAATTTGCTCGCATTCCTCTTGTTACTTT TGCCATGATAGGAAACCAACTTAGTGGTCAGATTCCTCCAGAAATTGGAGATATTACTTCACTTGAAGAACT GGTTTTGGCAGACAATCAAATTGGAGGAAATCTTCCTGCAAGTCTTGGAAAACTAAGCCGCTTGAGTAGAAT ACTTCTTTCTTCCAATAACATCACCGGGGCAATCCCAAAATCTTTTGGAAACTTGAGGAACTTGACTGAATT TCGGATGGATGGGACTAACATATCAGGGAAGATACCTGATTTTATTGGCAACTGGACCAATCTTAAAATTCT CTATCTTCAAGGCACTTCATTGGAGAACCCCATTCCTGCTGCCATATCCGAGTTGAAACACTTAACCGACCT GATAATAAGTGATTTGCAGGGACCTCAGATAAGTTTCCCCAATCTGACTCAAATGACATCTTTACAAACATT GATCTTAAGAAATTGCTTAATCGAGGGTCGTATCCCTGAATATATCGGACAGTTTAACGTTTTAAGAATATT AGATCTAAGCTTCAACAGATTAAGTGGTTCAATTCCAAAGACATTTGAAAATCTTTTGTTGGTCCATAAAGTTCAGTTCAT GTTTCTGACTAACAACTCCTTAAGCGGCCAAGTACCGGAATGGATCGTGAACGCTGGCAACAGTGGAAGGAACAT AGATTTATCTTACAACAATTTTACAGAGTTGCCGAACTTCAGTTGTACACAGTCTAATAGTGT gaaCTTGATTGCTAGTTCAGCCACTAGGAATGGAAA TGATGATTGGTGCTTGATGAAGGATCTCCCTTGCCCTACAGAGAATCGAT TTCATTCGTTGTTCATTAATTGTGGAGGACGAAGCATGGAGTTGAATGGCAGTGAATACAAAGCGGATGATACTCAGGGTGGTTCATCATCGGCTAGATTCTTTTCTTCAGCAGAAAGATGGGGTTACAGTAGTACTGGTCTGTACTTGAGAAATGAACATCTTCCTTACATAGTATCAACTTCAAATAGCAATGGCAGAGCTGCTTCAAGCATCTATGCAACAGCTCGACTCTCACCACTTTCTCTCAAATATTATGGATTTTGCATGAGAAATGGAAGTTACAATGTGAAGCTTCACTTTGCTGAGATTATGTTTACCGCAGACCAGACTTATACCAGCTTGGGGAGACGCATATTTGATATCTCAATTCAA GGAAACTTGATTAGAAAAGATTTTAACATAATGGAGAATGCTGGAGGTGTTGGTAAGAGCTTTATCTTGGAAGAGCCTAATATTGTAGTGAATGGAAGCACTCTTGAGATCCACTTATATTGGGCTGGTAAAGGAACAGATTCCATTCCAGTGATAGGGGTGTATGGACCTCTAATATCTGCAATCACTGTGACACCAA ACTTTGATGTGGGCACTAATGTGGAAAATGAAACTAGAGGGCTATCAGCTGGAGCTATTGCTGGCATTGTTATCGGTATTTTCTTGTTCGTCGTTTTTGTATTGGCTGTTCTTCGATGGAAGGGTTACTTAGGTCGAAAGGAAGCGGAAGACGATG AACTTCGGGATCTAAAATTACAGACAGGTTATTTCAGTTTAAGACAAATCAAAGCAGCCACCAACAACTTCGACTTGACACATAAGATAGGCGAGGGAGGCTTTGGTCCTGTCTACAAG GGCGTTCTGTCGGATGGCACTTCAATTGCTGTAAAGCAGCTATCCTCTAAATCAAAGCAAGGGAACCGTGAATTCATCACTGAAATCGGCATGATATCAGCGCTACAACATCCGAATCTCGTAAAGCTCTACGGTTGTTGTATTGAAGGAAGCCAATTAATGCTTATATATGAGTATCTAGAGAACAATAATCTTGCTCGTGCCTTATTTG ACCCTGAGAAGCACTCACTCCATTTGGATTGGCCAATAAGAATGAAGATTTGCTTGGGAATAGCAAAGGGGTTGGCTTACCTTCATGAAGAATCTTTACTGAAAGTTGTTCATAGAGATATAAAAGCCACCAACGTGCTACTTGATAAAAGCCTAAATGCTAAGATTTCTGACTTTGGATTGGCTAAGCTTCATGAAGAGGAGAACACCCATATCATCACAAGAATTGCAGGCACaat TGGATACATGGCGCCTGAGTACGCAACGAGGGGTTATCTAACTCATAAAGCTGATGTTTATAGCTTTGGTGTCGTGGCTTTAGAGATTGTTAGCGGGAAAAGTAACACGAGTTGCATGCCAAAAGAGgagtttgtttttcttcttgacTGG GCTTTCGTTCTACAAGAGGAAGGGAACTTATTAGAACTCGTGGACCCGAATCTTGGCTCAGATTACTCGAAAGAGGAGGTCGTGAGAATGCTTCATATAGCTCTCTTATGCACAAACCTGTCTCCAAGTCTTAGACCAACCATGTCTTCCGTGGTTAGTATGCTTGAAGGTAAAATCCCTGTCGAAGTAAGGAACATGAAGCGCAACACAAGTGAGCGTGATGCGAGGTTCAAAGCCTTTGAGAAGCTGTCACGGGACAGCCTAACAAGCATTTCTGCATCGTCACAATCCATTGTTCAGATGCCAAGAAGCATGTCATTCGACGGGATATACGTTGGCTCATCGTCTTCGTCTACTCGAAACAAGGATGAGACTCGAAAGTATTCTTCAACTAGAAGTCTCCTTGAAGATTGA
- the LOC111789410 gene encoding probable LRR receptor-like serine/threonine-protein kinase At1g53440 isoform X2, giving the protein MDFGASNFSNRVRVLVFGFLVFNFFVGFGSHAQPLPEQEVRALQAISRELRNLNWNVHQNSCINGDGFSNRIIDGTDILREVNCTCTATDCRVTSIRLKGLNLIGTMPAAFANLTQLQRIDLTRNLISGSIPREFARIPLVDLSMLGNRLSGSIPPEIGDIATLEHLVLENNLLGGNLPESLGRLSRLQRLLLSANNFTGSIPNSYGNLRNLTDFRIDGNNVSGKLPEFIGNWTKLERLDIQGTSMENPIPRGISELKNLTELRITDLKGPATSFPNLTQLTSLEELVLRNCLIEDRIPEYIGTFSRLKTLDLSFNELSGPIPDTFQNLAGVTRFLFLTNNSLSGQVPGWILSSERSIDLSYNNFTGSPVSSCQQSDVNLVSSYSSAMNETVSWCLRKDLPCPIGTRFHSLFINCGGQRMELDGNAYEEDVTLGGKSNFLSFSDRWAYSSTGVFLGNESADYRVTSSNASIPSIYQTARLAPLSLKYYGLCLRRGSYNVKLHFAEIMFTADQTFSSLGERIFDISIQGNLVRKDFNILKEVGVGESFTLEEPNILVNGSTLEIHLYWAGKGTTAIPRRGVYGPLISGITVTPNFDVDTGALSAGAIAGIVVGSFVFVVLVLAVLRWKGYLGGKDAEDSELKALDLKTGYFSLRQIKAATKNFDPTYKIGEGGFGPVYKGVLSDGTPIAVKQLSSKSRQGNREFVTEIGMISALQHPNLVKLYGCCIEGNQLLLVYEYLENNSLARALFGSDEQRLHLDWTTRTKICLGIAKGLAYLHEESVLKIVHRDIKATNVLLDKNLSAKISDFGLARLDEEENTHISTRIAGTIGYMAPEYAMRGYLTDKADVYSFGVVALEIVSGKSNTNYRPKEEFVYLLDWAYVLQEQGNVLELVDPSLDSHYSKEEVMRMIHIALLCTNPSPTLRPTMSSVVSMLEGKIAVQAPIIKRSAVEQDARFKAFERLSQDSISMTSISTSSQGIPMQKSTLVDGPWIDSSTSTHKEETQDYSSTRNLL; this is encoded by the exons ATGGATTTCGGGGCTTCCAATTTTTCGAATCGTGTTCGTGTTCTTGTCTTTGGGTTTCtggttttcaatttctttgtcGGATTTGGATCGCACGCTCAGCCTCTGCCCGAACAAGAAG TGAGAGCCCTTCAAGCAATATCCAGAGAGCTAAGGAACTTGAACTGGAATGTGCACCAAAATTCCTGCATTAATGGCGATGGATTTTCCAATAGAATCATCGACGGTACTGATATTCTGCGAGAGGTTAACTGCACTTGCACCGCCACCGATTGCAGAGTCACTAGCAT TCGGCTAAAGGGCCTCAATCTAATAGGAACTATGCCAGCGGCATTTGCAAATCTTACTCAGCTGCAACGGAT CGATCTTACTCGCAATCTAATATCCGGATCAATCCCTAGAGAGTTTGCTCGGATTCCTCTTGTTGATCT ATCCATGTTGGGTAATCGGCTAAGTGGTTCAATCCCTCCTGAAATTGGTGACATTGCCACACTTGAGCATCT GGTTTTGGAAAACAATCTCCTTGGAGGGAATCTTCCCGAAAGCCTTGGGAGATTGAGCCGCTTGCAAAGATT GCTTCTCAGTGCAAATAACTTCACAGGGTCGATTCCAAACTCTTATGGAAACTTGAGGAACTTGACTGATTT TCGGATAGATGGAAATAATGTGTCAGGAAAGCTGCCCGAGTTTATTGGCAATTGGACCAAACTTGAAAGACT GGATATACAAGGAACCTCGATGGAGAACCCGATTCCTCGTGGCATATCTGAGTTGAAAAACTTAACTGAATT GAGGATAACCGATTTGAAGGGACCAGCAACAAGTTTTCCCAATCTGACTCAATTGACATCTTTAGAAGAATT GGTCTTAAGAAATTGCTTAATCGAGGATCGTATTCCAGAATATATTGGAACGTTTAGCAGATTAAAAACTTT AGACCTAAGCTTCAACGAATTGAGTGGTCCAATTCCAGACACATTTCAGAATCTTGCCGGAGTTACTCGGTTCTT GTTTTTGACCAACAACTCATTAAGTGGCCAAGTACCAGGCTGGATCTTGAGCAGTGAAAGGAGCAT AGATTTATCTTACAACAATTTTACAGGGTCCCCAGTTTCTAGTTGTCAACAGTCTGATGT GAACTTGGTTTCAAGTTATTCATCTGCAATGAATGAAAC TGTTTCTTGGTGCTTGAGGAAGGATCTCCCTTGTCCTATAGGAACTCGAT TTCATTCCTTGTTCATAAATTGTGGAGGCCAAAGAATGGAGCTTGATGGTAATGCATATGAAGAGGATGTAACTCTAGGTGGCAAGTCCAATTTCCTTTCCTTCTCAGACAGATGGGCTTATAGCAGTACTGGTGTTTTCCTGGGAAATGAGAGTGCTGATTACAGAGTAACAAGTAGCAATGCGTCTATTCCGAGCATCTACCAAACCGCTCGACTCGCACCTCTTTCGCTCAAGTACTATGGACTTTGCTTGAGAAGAGGAAGTTACAATGTGAAGCTTCACTTTGCTGAAATAATGTTTACTGCTGACCAAACATTCAGCAGCTTGGGAGAGCGCATATTCGATATCTCCATTCAA GGAAATTTGGTTAGAAAAGATTTTAACATATTGAAGGAAGTTGGAGTTGGTGAGAGCTTTACTTTGGAAGAGCCTAATATCTTGGTCAATGGAAGTACTCTGGAGATCCACTTATATTGGGCTGGTAAAGGAACAACGGCCATTCCAAGAAGAGGGGTTTATGGACCTCTGATATCTGGGATCACGGTGACACCAA ACTTTGATGTGGATACTGGAGCGCTATCAGCTGGAGCTATTGCTGGCATTGTTGTGGGTAGTTTTGTGTTTGTTGTGTTGGTATTGGCTGTTCTTCGATGGAAGGGTTACTTGGGTGGAAAGGACGCTGAAGACAGTG AATTGAAGGCACTAGATTTAAAGACGGGCTATTTCAGTTTGAGACAAATCAAAGCAGCCACCAAAAACTTTGACCCGACGTATAAGATAGGCGAGGGAGGTTTCGGTCCTGTATACAAG GGTGTATTGTCGGATGGTACTCCAATTGCTGTAAAGCAGCTATCCTCTAAATCAAGGCAAGGAAACCGAGAATTCGTCACTGAGATCGGCATGATATCTGCATTACAACATCCAAATCTTGTTAAGCTTTATGGTTGTTGTATTGAAGGAAACCAGTTATTGCTCGTATATGAGTATCTAGAGAACAACAGTCTTGCTCGTGCCCTTTTTG gCTCTGATGAGCAACGACTACACTTGGATTGGACGACACGAACGAAGATATGCTTGGGAATAGCAAAGGGATTGGCTTACCTTCATGAAGAATCTGTATTGAAAATTGTTCATAGGGATATAAAAGCTACCAACGTGCTACTTGATAAAAATCTGAGTGCCAAGATTTCTGACTTTGGGTTGGCTAGGCTtgatgaggaggagaacaCCCATATTAGCACAAGAATTGCAGGCACAAT TGGTTATATGGCTCCTGAATATGCGATGAGAGGTTACTTAACTGATAAGGCAGACGTTTATAGCTTTGGAGTTGTGGCGTTGGAGATCGTAAGTGGGAAAAGCAACACAAATTACAGGCCAAAGGAGGAATTCGTTTATCTTCTGGATTGG GCTTATGTACTACAAGAGCAAGGAAACGTTCTGGAACTTGTTGATCCAAGTCTCGACTCACATTACTCGAAAGAAGAGGTGATGCGGATGATTCATATAGCTCTCTTATGCACAAATCCGTCTCCAACTCTTAGGCCAACCATGTCCTCAGTAGTTAGCATGCTCGAAGGGAAAATTGCGGTCCAAGCACCGATCATCAAGCGCAGTGCAGTCGAGCAAGATGCAAGGTTCAAAGCCTTTGAAAGGCTGTCACAAGATAGCATATCAATGACTAGCATTTCGACATCATCACAAGGCATTCCAATGCAAAAAAGCACGTTAGTTGATGGGCCGTGGATTGACTCCTCTACTTCTACACACAAGGAGGAGACCCAAGATTATTCTTCAACCAGAAATCTGCTATAA